The nucleotide window CTCTCTGGTGATGCGGCTAATATTGGACCTCCATATGACAGAGCTATTCGCATGGCAGTGGATGAGTTGAATGAAGCAGGCATTCCAGGTTTTGCTGGTATCGATTATAAGGTAATCGATACCGGAACAAGTCCAAGCGTGATACAGAGAAAACTAGCAAGAGAAGTGGAAACTTGGCATCCGGATCTCATCATCGGATGTGCCCTGGAAACAGAAATAAGGGTTCCTTGTCAGTTTGCTCCACAATACAAGCTTCCTACCATCGTTGGCGGACATCTAAGCATGTCCAAATACATGCCACCAGGAGAGGTCTCCCTCTCAAAATGGGTTTGCTACTACGGATATTCAGACTTCTATTGCGGGTGGTTTGCTGGTCAATTCTTCCAACAAATGGGCGCCAAGAAAGTTGCATACGTAGGGGGAGACTACGATTGGGGCTACAGCAATGGAATGGGTTTGAGAGCTTACTGGGAGCAGAATGGTAAGCCCTTTGAGATTTCCCCTGTGATTTATACGCCGCTTGACAAGACTGATTTTGCCACTGAGGCCGAAATCATCAAGAAAGAAAAACCAGATGCCCTCTATTGCGCCTATATGGGAGCTGGCTGGTTTAGTTTTCCCAAACAACTCCGGGATGCTGGAGCCATGCCAAAGTACTTTCTCTATGATCCGACCTATTCCAATATGGGTGGTGCTAAAGTCACGGGAGCATACGGAGCTGAGAACATTTACACGCTTGCAGATCACGATCCCGATTCGTTGGCCTGGGCCGATTTTGTTAAAAAATGGAAGAAGAGATACGGTCAAAATGCCTTTCCGGAAGCATACACCAATAACCACTACCAAGCTATCTACTGGTTCATTGAAGCCGTGAAAAAGGCTGGCCCAAAAGCTTTAGAAGATCACGAACTGCTGATTGATACAATGCATAATACGTCATTTCAAAACGTCTGCATTAGTCCCATGGGGCCTCTATGTCCTTATGGAAGCAACTGGGGAGCTACTGGAACAATTATTCAATTCCAGCCCGGTGCTGGGAAGGTCGATCCAAGCTTTTCTTTACATGAGGTGCTTATTACTAAGGTACAATCTCCCAAGAAGGACGCCAAGCAAATTCTGGAGGAGATAAAGGGCATCCAGAAACTAGAAAAGGGCCAGGTTTATCCTGCAGGAGGATAGTTGAGATTAGAAATACAGCCCCCTATTGTGGTTCAGTAGGCAGCAATGGGGGCTGTATCCTTACCTTTCATTTTGAGCAGAATGCTCCTCTATTAGCTAAAAGAAAGTGGATTAACGAAGAAAGAATTTAAATAAGCTTGAAAGCTATAGATAATGTAGCCTAGTAAAGGCTAAGCCTGTTCCAGCTTGCAGAGATACTGGGAAACATCCCGGAAGTCTGCCAGGAAAGAGGAATTTACCGCATCATGTGTTACGAATACAAGAGGAGATTCCAAACCCATGGATTTCAGGGCAAGAGGCTTATTTATTTAATGAAATTATGAGTAATTGGAGAGTGTTAGACGCGATGGTAAAAACAAAAATGTAGAATGGAGGTTGCGATAAATATGTTGGAGGTCAAAAACATAAAAAAAACATTCGGCGG belongs to bacterium and includes:
- a CDS encoding ABC transporter substrate-binding protein codes for the protein MLRKFFICLIGVLVILSVLGGMSSYGAPSTPSTALPTIKILGTIPLSGDAANIGPPYDRAIRMAVDELNEAGIPGFAGIDYKVIDTGTSPSVIQRKLAREVETWHPDLIIGCALETEIRVPCQFAPQYKLPTIVGGHLSMSKYMPPGEVSLSKWVCYYGYSDFYCGWFAGQFFQQMGAKKVAYVGGDYDWGYSNGMGLRAYWEQNGKPFEISPVIYTPLDKTDFATEAEIIKKEKPDALYCAYMGAGWFSFPKQLRDAGAMPKYFLYDPTYSNMGGAKVTGAYGAENIYTLADHDPDSLAWADFVKKWKKRYGQNAFPEAYTNNHYQAIYWFIEAVKKAGPKALEDHELLIDTMHNTSFQNVCISPMGPLCPYGSNWGATGTIIQFQPGAGKVDPSFSLHEVLITKVQSPKKDAKQILEEIKGIQKLEKGQVYPAGG